A region from the Corticium candelabrum chromosome 14, ooCorCand1.1, whole genome shotgun sequence genome encodes:
- the LOC134189992 gene encoding uncharacterized protein LOC134189992, which translates to MASAARELVRRLVAQHRVVVFSKTYCPYSMDAKAVVRSATKGIASSSSIKDKLLVLELDQRGDESDMQAALSELTGRTFGPTVWVGGKFIGGSTETRDLYEGGKLEKMVNSAMAS; encoded by the exons ATGGCTAGCGCTGCTCGAGAACTTGTGCGGAGACTTGTTGCTCAACACCGCGTCGTCGTCTTCTCGAAAACCTACTGTCCTTACAGCATGGACGCCAAAGCTGTCGTGAGATCGGCTACAAAGGGAATCGCTTCAAGTTCGAGCATCAAAGACAAACTTCTGGTTCTGGAGCTCGATCAAAGAGGAGACGAATCAGACATGCAG GCTGCTCTGTCCGAGCTGACTGGTCGAACCTTCGGTCCCacggtgtgggtgggtggcaAATTCATTGGAGGAAGCACTGAAACACGAGATCTGTATGAAGGAGGCAAATTGGAGAAAATGGTCAACTCTGCCATGGCATCCTGA